Genomic DNA from Jejubacter calystegiae:
CTCGTTTTTCTCCTCTCCCAAAGGGATGAGGGCAAAGGTCCCCGGTTTTTCCCTTTCCCAAAGGGATGAGGGCAAAGGTCACCGGTTTTTTCCCCTCTCCCAAAGGGATGAGGGCAAAGGTCCCCAGTTTTTTCCCCTCTCCCTCTGGGAGAGGGTTAGGGTGAGGGTGGAATATGGAGGTAACAACAGATGTTTGATTCTCTGGCAAAAGCGGGTAAATACCTCGGTCAGGCGGCAAAGCTGATGGTAGGCGTACCCGACTACGATAATTACGTACAGCATATGCGTCTGAACCACCCGGAGCAGACGCCGATGACCTATGAAGAGTTTTTCCGCGATCGCCAGGACGCGCGATACGGCGGTAAAGGCGGCGCGCGCTGCTGCTGATGTGTCGTTTCTGAAGGACCCTGATATGAATGATGTGGTATCGGTCACCATACTGACCGGCTTTCTCGGCGCAGGTAAAACAACCCTGCTCAACTATTTTCTGACCCACCACGGCGACGCCCCCGTCGCGATACTGGAAAACGAATTCGGCGCCGTCAATATCGACGGCGCGCTACTGCGCGGCGGCGACAGCGTGAATGTGGTGGAACTCTCCAACGGCTGCGTTTGCTGTAGCGTGCGCGGTGAATTCAGCGCCGCCCTGAACGAATTGCTGGATAAACGCGCCTGGGGCGATATTCAGTTTGATCGGCTGATTGTCGAAACCACCGGGCTTGCCGATCCCGGGCCGGTGATTCAGACCTTCTTTGTCGATGAGCGACTGCGTGAAGCCATGCGGCTGGATGCGGTGATTGCGCTGACCGATTGCCAGCATGTCCAGCGCCAGCTGGATGAGCATCCGGTGGCGGCGGCCCAGATTGGTTTCGCCGACCGTATTCTGCTGACCAAAGCGGACCTGTGTGACGAGGCGCAGGTCGAGGCGGCGCTGGCGCGTATCCATCGCATTAACAGCAAGGCGGAGATTCTCCACATTACCAACGGCGAATGTCCGGCG
This window encodes:
- a CDS encoding CobW family GTP-binding protein gives rise to the protein MNDVVSVTILTGFLGAGKTTLLNYFLTHHGDAPVAILENEFGAVNIDGALLRGGDSVNVVELSNGCVCCSVRGEFSAALNELLDKRAWGDIQFDRLIVETTGLADPGPVIQTFFVDERLREAMRLDAVIALTDCQHVQRQLDEHPVAAAQIGFADRILLTKADLCDEAQVEAALARIHRINSKAEILHITNGECPAELWLDIGAFELSDANLVSEGFHIIRAGAEQPQRFMPFRQAPQGQRSWDDAIQAHVFEAGRLDLKKIGAFMEQCIETYGNDMLRYKGVLAIADNSQRLVVQGVHKVVGFDYGAEWESPDGAFSRLVIIGRYLPVDELRAGFAATAA
- a CDS encoding YbdD/YjiX family protein — its product is MFDSLAKAGKYLGQAAKLMVGVPDYDNYVQHMRLNHPEQTPMTYEEFFRDRQDARYGGKGGARCC